The stretch of DNA ATCCATCACTTAGCTTGCCCttgtcacagctgtttttttttttgttttttttttgttttttttttgttacttacTTAAAAACCAGCCACAAATGAATGGTCAGATAATCAAACCTTGtataatacaaacaaaaagaaaaaacaagttaGTAATATACATACATCCATAAAGATAAACTTCATCGTTATGATTTGaatttgttgtagttgtgttagATACAGAAGAGAGTCAGATCCCTCTAAAGCCATTACAGCTGCTGTAATGTGGGTCTTTTATTCATGCAACATTTCCTTCATGACAAAGGCCTATCCGTTATTGGCAGACTCTGCCAGCAGATAGTAGAAAACATGAATAATGCCAACTCATTACACAGCCTGGAGGCCTGGTCGTAGTCGCACTCTAGTTTCTGAAATACATGCACATTGTCTCAAAGGTTATTATCACAGTGAATGCAGCCAGGTTATTTCTAGAAGCAGTACTATAGTTCTTAAActcccatatatatatatactgtatttccctttgtttgtcagtgtgtgccgataaaacaacaactgacAGACTGAATGAGTATTGAAGATCAAAGTGTTAATTAGGTAATTAAAGGAGATAAGCCCTGGATGAATTATTAATTCAGGAAGATACAATCAAACCCACTGACCCTGGAAAATGTCAGTCTAACCAGTGCTAATGAGAGAAGGGGCACAGATGACGAGCGCCTGTCTCGGTGTGCTGATTTGTGATGCCATGCATGAGTTGAGTgactcctccactgtctcctcttatctgtttatttcttcaTCCACTCATTGGATAACTGCCCTTGATGGCGACAGATGCGTGAGTGCACCTGAGCTTTGTCATTGGCCTGTGCAAAACTAAGTGGTTTACCtttaaacaacatttcaaaGCATTTAAGGCAGCACTGATAAGGCCACTGATAAGAAAAGTGTAAGTCCTCTCTGAAGACCTTTGTTGCTGCCTATATCACACTGAAATGCAGTTGCGTGATTGCTCAACCAGATGGGGCTGCCTTAACGACTAGAGAACATTGCGATACACGGCCACGCTGACTGATTTCCATATACACCAGGAAGTTAAACCCCGGTAGCAGAATGAAGAGTCCCTTCATTCACTGACTTGTGGTTGTTCTTGTTTGAGACCTCTGCGTTGGATCAGCGCTTCTTGTGGGGTCAAAAGTCTGATGTGGCAGATATGGATTGACAAATCAAGACCTGTATTGAGTTTCTGAGATAAGCCTCTCAAATAGGAAGTGATGGTGGAGAGGTGAGAAGGGCAGACTTTGGACCCACTCCTCGctcgctcttcttcttcttcttcattttctcctcctgtgcAGCAGCAACGTCTCGGTTTGTCTCCCTTCTCttgtgaaaaacatgaaaattgaTTTTGCCCCCGTGGACGTGCCCCTCCAAAGGAGACTGCAGACGCTCTCGGTGCTGCAGTGGGTCTTCTCCTTCCTTGGTCTGGGTGAGTGCTACTATTTCTGCGTGAACTGAAGGGGAACATGTGTCAATGTACATGACTGAATAGAGTTTGTCAGCAGGTGATGAAACATGTTGGTTGGCTCAACTTCCTCTGGCAAAccataagttactatgagtgcTGAAGAATTGTTGTTTCCCATGACTTAACTCCTGTATGGCCAGGAGAGGGAGTCATGGAGGACATAACTTTAGCAGAATACACCTAAACATAGTTAACatcatatttatgtttgtttttcatataGTTACTATTTCATGAGTGAATTTATCCATCTTCTGTTCATGTTCCTCCATGAAATATATCTACACCATCATCCTCCCATAGCCACATTGATGTTATCATTAAAGTGGATTTTAGAAACtccataaatataaaaaaaatttattaaGTCCAGCAGGTCTGATCTGGTTTTGCATTTAAAGTGGCTGACGTATCCATGCTTTCGTCGATTATTTAACTGTTTCTGCGTTGCCTGATTCACATTGGTGGGAGGTGTGTCCCGTTCAGGTGGCATGTGATGGCTGATTTATTGATTACTATGGCGACACACATATTAAATAACAGCACCACACTTACCCGTCTTCggattattttcccttttttattttactgtttatttcatgggggaataaaagaaaagcgTCACCGCAAAACATCAACAGTGGGAGTGGTGAACGTATGCCACAATGGGATGCAGccataaaatgaatgaatgcgtTTCTAATCCaattttgatgtgttttaacACAGACCCACACCCAGATAATTTCATCACGGCCATTTCCTGATGGGAGAGGACATTTAAAAGTTGCATCTTTTTTAGTGGACAGTTTAGAAACTGAGAGGGAATGATGCTCACACCGCTCGCGGCCTGTTCGATTCCGGCCAAACTCGTGACCTCCTGCTCTATACAGTGGCCGTACAGTGTTCTTTCTGTCACGCAGCAGCCACTCACCACACAAACTCTTTCTGTCCTCAGCACCAACCtgcatcttcctcttcttcttcctgctcttcaCCCGCTTCTGGCTGATCAGCGTGCTGTACGCCGTCTGGTGGTACTACGACTACGACACCCCTACGCGGGGAGGCCGCAGGGTGCCCTTCTTGTGCGGCCTCAAAGTGTGGGAACACATGCGCGATTACTTCCCGATCAAGGTGAGGTGTTTTGGACACGTTCGCACATGGGTGGGACAAGTCGGAGGACAGGACATCGGAACATCTGTCCGCTCGTTTGATCTAATCTTTGATACCAAGCCTCCTGGGCAAAACCCCCTATCTCTGTCCTTGGAAGCAAATAGACCACTGATGGATGACAGCGCTCTGTTCTCCAGGGTCATTTACTGAATATGTTCCCATTGTGTCAGTAAGCTTTGATTTGATATTATCTGCAGCCAGAAACTGAAATCGTTTCACTATCGAAAACCCTTTCGAATACTAGATGACTCGTGACATAATAACAGTAGAAACATCCTTGTCAATTACAAACAGGTATTTAACAAAAATGTTTCTCACAAGATTgatatcaaataataaaaaagcccTTAAATATGTGAAGCAACGTGGTCCAGCATAGCTTTGGCTCCAAACAGGTAGCCGCACAGCTAGCTTGGTTCTGATGGTTCTGGCTTTACTGGGGGATACGTCTCCGCTGGTTTCCTGGAAACAGCAGTGTAACGATAGGATACCAGGAAGTCCCTGCTCCTGGGGAAGGACAAATCACATAATCCCCCCCAAGTGCAGTCACATGTGTTAAAAGTGGTGATGTGGTGGTATGGTGTGGGGTGAACTACTTTCCTCAGCCCAACGTCCTACTAGAGATTTCTCACAGATTATCACTGGCCACTCACCAGATGCTGctgcaaaccaaaaaaaaaaaaacattctagtGGTCAAAGACATTCACTGATGAAAAACTGAAGCAACTGTTAGAGAATAATCAGTTTGCTACAGCCGTGTGTGCAAACTGTGAAGTCACCCCTGCATCGGAAACACCCGTTCCAgcttcaaaattaaaagaaatcctATAAACGGGGGTTACTGATTTTTACACAAAGGTATTATTCACTGATCTCAGTTGTAGGATTCTTGCACGGAGATACGTTTTGGATGAACATTGGTTTCAGATAAATGAACAGAATAAACTGTCCCTGGCCCCCGACCTTCTGCAGGAGACCATAGCCAGCCTATGGTCTCCTGCAGCCCGTTGTGTCCCTCTTGTGGTTAGGTGTGAGTAGTGTGTCTGCATAACTTCACACAAAAATATTCCTGGGTTTTAATCATAAAGGGTCTaatatttattcaagaaaagaTTTGGATgagtcgttttttttctttttcaatttactctcttcttctttttttaaaaaaaaaaaaaaaaatctggaaaacaCTTTGgaattcacagaaaacaggaCCTCTGTTTACAACATCAACcacattacacagacacacttctTGCCCCTGGGCAACACTTACACTTTGGACTGTGCTGATAAGACTGAGttcaacaacaataatattatTTCACCAGCATTTTCTAAAAACAAGTGTATATAAATTACCTTAAAGATTTACCATGAAACATGTTGTATATTTAAAGTATTGGATGGATTTCATCATGAGTTACGTAAGACAATATTTCAAATGATTATTTAACTGATGTCCAGAAATTCATATacactatttttctttttaaagagacAGCAAGAGAAGCAAATTTTGAGCAAATTACATCAGAAAAGCAAAATGTTACCACTTGTGCTACCATTGGTACCCCTGTAAGTGGGTCAAATGATTGTTTTCCGTGATCAGCCTTGGCAGCCATGCACAATAATACAGTAATCCATATGGACTCATAGAAGCCAAGGTAGGGACAAGGTTGccataaaaaaagttaataataatgctaatactaataAATCATATTATAAAATCAATGATTAACAAAAATCAgcaactatatgtgttatattgtgaaaaatatcaacaacaaaaaatgggAAAATTTCTTGTCAGGCAGCTATTAATATTTCTTAGAGGTCTCATGTGAACCAGTGGGAACTttttggaacttttttttttaatttctcagaatttattcatttgtttgtacGCTTCTAGTTGAAAGTGTATCGTGTTCAGCATCATCTGACTGTATGCTATGTTAAGCCTGAAACAAAGAGTCCATGTTAGGTTCAAGAGACACAGTGTCTTTTGAAGACCTTAATTAGTTTCATGGGTGTGGATTTTACCACCATTACTAATTGCGCCATCATCAGGTCGGCCTGAAAGCTCACCAGCTGATGTGCGCTCAGACTTGTGGTTtttcaggggaaaaaagtacatttaggCAAGACAGTCACGCAACTGCAGACATGTTTAAATACGTTTTCAatacaaaaccttttttttttttcaatctggCCTGAGAATCTGACCTAGAGCTAAATACACTCTGACGTACATAATCACGCTGACTGACCAGTGGCAACTCTCGGTCTTTTAACTCAAGAAAGAATTATGCAAACATATGGTGCAAGCAtatgaatgaaacatttctgtccCATTACCCTAAAGCTGCTtgaaaatgtgtacatttgATCTGATTTAGGATACAAGGAATGTAACATAATACTAAGCTCAGACAACTTAGAACTGTAATGTAAGTAAGTAATATTTATTCAACCACAAAGATGTTTGGTTATAGAAGGCttttaatgataatactaacattttaaatgaatgtaaaaattcttttttttagagacagagagatgtttGATTAGTGGCAGATTGGCAGTAATCtaagaataaatcaaaacatGAATAACTATCTACATCTTAACAGTATCCTACTTAAAAGTGTCAGGACCCGGCTGACATGATCATCACGTTATGACAGACTGGTGAAAGATGATTGCTAAATTTAAGAGGTTACACTGAACACCAGCATTTAATGATCTCATTTACTGCCTGACATTTGGAATTTTTGAGCCACTAACGTCATATTTAAATGCAACTGATTATTATTGGTTTAGAAATGAACTGCAATCTGTCCGAGATTCAGCATATATAAAGAGAATAACGTAGGACCCAGAACAGAACCCTGTGGAACTCCTATGTATATGTTTCAAGGGATCACTGCTGCATACATGTGTGGAGATGTCACGttgtccctctctgtctctctcataaGTCATAACACTGGGGCTCCCTATCTTTACGTCCTTGGTTGAGACAGACAATAAACTGTTGCTTACTTatgtggaaacactgtggaaacaccgcccaaaaaagaaataattccTTCACAATCAGTACACAACCCCCAGTAAACTTGTCATTTTTAGACTTTCACTTATCAGTCTAATTGatagaaacaaagacaaaagaagtaATAGTTAGTTGTAGAGGGGTACAGGTAGATAAGTTGTCTTCCCAGCAACAATGTGCTAGTTCTGTGTGGAGCATGCATCTGAATAATTCTTTGTACCTATGACTGACAGCTTTTTCAGGGTGTATCCTGCCTCTCGCCTAATGTTAAAAAAGGCTGCAACATGTTTTTCTGAATTTCCTGAATGGATCCAAATCAAGTCCAAAAACCAAATAGTAAGTCCTTTTGATCCCCGCAAGTACTTGGCATTGATAATAGCAATACAGATTATGTCGTGATGACAAGCTGCAGGAGGACTCTGTGACTGGTTACTGGTGGACGGTTCTTTTGTTTAGAGACAGCTTCGGACCTCACTAGAGGAACCCGAGCCAATGATTAACTTTGTGACCCGGAGGCCAACAACGGCAAGCACTCACAGTACAAACAGCatggacacaaaacaacataGCAGCCTTGTGAATGCCTAATATCATGACACGCCCTATATGTAATTGGCTACAGAAAAATATCTGACAATAGCAATAGATGCAATGCCGCTGTATTCAataggaggagggagaagggcTTATGAAAAGAGGGATCTATTCAGAGCAGCTGCCTGTTTTGTTCCTGAGGAGGTAGCACGGCCTGAAAATGAGCGTGAATTTTGTCCTAAGAACATTGTGGCCTTCAGTCTCAATCTCACAGATGTAAACAATGAAtgaagagagagtttttttgagagagagtgagtaaaaaagcaaaacaaactacACCACGTGACCGGCGACTCTTTACTCTCGACCTTTAGTGTTTCTCAGTATCTGTTCCCCACCGCTGTTTGTGTgactgagacacacaaacagcgcCCCGCAGGTGAGATATCTTATCGGTAGACCAGTGGTTGATCATCTAAAAGACACTGCGGAGAAATAGCTCACAGTTTGCCAAGTAGTAAACATTGATAGTGTCTTTTAGGTTCCTGCCCAGCAACAAACAAATGGAGAATTGTGCTGTTTATAGGGGGTTTGTGGGTCAACATCAGAGTAGATCATTTTGACTTTTAGATAGATTTGAAAAGAGTTCATCTGGAGTGAATGAAGTACTCAGTACTATTATACTATCAATAATTTCTGATTAAAGTGAACATTAATTTCTAATTAAAGGGCTCCCTCCAATCAAAACTTGATACATGTGGTGGAATATATTATGAAGATATTTCGGTTTTATGATCAAAAGAAATTATTTCAGAAATGTTACAAATATTAAGCAGGAATGATACTTATTTGTCAAAGGCTTCACCATAAAGGTAAATATCACTATCGtcttctgacaaaaaaaaaacaaaaacccaaggAGCACAAATGTGAATTCTCACGcacaaataaaatcatgtagCAGTTGAgtaatgaaaactaaaatacacatgcAGTTCCCTCCAACCACTGTAGGTTTCGTGGGCGTGTGAGCGgcagtgtgtgttactgtagcCTGGCAGGGCGGCTAAGGGAAGGTTCAGAGGTCCAACAGCAGTGTTGAAACTGCGATATTAAGGCACATATCTGTGCTTCATccagctgcaataaaacactgTCACCTCTTCTTAGAAAGAATTGTATGATCGCCAGTAAGTTATTTAACACGTCTCCTTTACTGTGCAGGTTAGTAGGGCAGGCTATGTTTGTGCATATGTTTTCATTCAGATCTGAGCGGTTTCGATGCTTTAattccctttctcctctcctaGTTGGTGAAGACAGCTGACCTAGACCCCAGACACAACTACGTCCTGGGCTTCCATCCTCATGGCGTGCTGGTAGCGGGAGCCTTTACCAACTTCTGCTCATATGCGACGGGCTTCAAACAGCTGTTCCCAGGCCTCACTTCCTACCTGCTCATGTTGCCCCTTTGGTTCAGAACTCCGTTTTTTAGAGACTACATCATGTGCGCAGGTACAGACGTTTGAACCACTCAACTCTCTCTTTAATTCCAGATTGAACGCATGCTGTcctaaatatactgtattttctcCACGTTTGAGGTACCATTTGAAGTATTTTGTGTACCACTGCAGGTCTGATTCCTTCAGACAAAGAGAGCGCTGCGTATGTGCTCCGTCACAGGCGTGCTGGAAGCGCTGTCGTAATAGCTGTCGGTGGAGCCCCAGAGGCCCTTGATGCCCACCCTGGGAGCTTCAATGTACTATTGGCCAATAAGAAAGGCTTCATCAAAATGGCCATGGAGTGTGGGTAAGAGCAGTCAGCCCTTGGGGTGGGGTGAGGAAAGCTTTCTATTTCAGCTAATTCTCAGAGGTCGTATTGCTTGTTGAAAGGATTGTGTCATTCTGTCCCTTTTGGGTTTCTTGCATGTTGAGTGTGGTCTCTCGAAACAGAACCTCGTTCAAGTCACTTGCATGGGATTTCCTGGGAAAGCACATAGTCAGTGATGAGATCAGTTTAAAAACGAGGAACTTATCTCAAGACACAAAGGTATCAAGtgctggaaaatgtttgttAATCAGTGAATCACGTAAATGTTATGCCATTAAAATGTATTCCAGAGCTCACCTGGTGCCAGTCTTCTCCTTTGGAGAGAACGAAGTGTTCGACCAGGTGGAGAACCCAAAAGGAACGTGGCTTAGGTGGACACAGGAACGGCTGCAGAGCGTCATGGgggtctctctgcctctcttccaTGCACGTGGCGTTTTCCAGTACTCCTTTGGTCTCATGCCCTACAGAAAACCCATCAACACAGTAGGTGAGTAAACAACTTCGGTATTTCATCGCTACATCCCCAATGCTTAATCTGTCGGTTCTGTGCTATACCCTCTATTCCATTATAAATCCTCCCAAGGACTGAATGAATGCAAACGCAGTCAGATAAAGAGCAGGATCTACTGCAACTACACACATCAGCTGACACACATGCCCGGTCCTGTGTAGCTCGCTGGCTTGCAGCCCGAGTGCATGGCaccatgttttaaataaacagaccTCTGACACCATCAAACCTACTGCAAACCACGAAGTACAGAAAGTACTGACTGAGCATACTGTCATGCCCCTTGTCACCTCTCTGCAGTCGGCCGGCCAATCACGGTGGTGAAGAAAGAGAAGCCAACCGCAGAGGAACTAGACGCCCTCCACCAGCTCTACATGGACGAACTCAGCAATCTGTTTGAAGAGCACAAAGCCAACTACGGGGTGGACAAGGACACACACTTGAACTTTGTCTAACCCGGAATGAAGATGGAGGGGAATTGAATTCCTATTTATTTGTGAAACAACGGCGCTTTAGATCCAGATCATTTTACCTTCTGACTTGCTCTGTACACCTGTATTTGCTCTCAACAGACCTGCAAACTATAACGCCTTGTTTCAGCCTAAAAAATGTGAAGACAACGGCTGCTTTAAAATtccaaggggggaaaaaaaatgcaaagtccTCTCTGAACTTACACTTAACCAGGAAAAGGTTTGTTTGGTTAATTTAGAATCATTTTGATTCATTAATGCTTAAATCCATCTTTTAGCAAGAGAGAGCTGTCCtggtgtgtgtaaatgtaactGAAGCTGTTCGCTTGTGTAGGAATACCTTGCAGATTACTTCCAGCACATTTTTCTGTCATGTCCATGTATTCTAAACCTATACCATGTCATTTTCAAAattagataataaaaaaaagactgactcTGATGATGCAGTAATTGCTTTGTAGTTTAGGTGCAGCAACATCCTGTCCTGACATTTTGCCTATGTTTGCAAGCTTATTTGTTCTAAGTGGCCTGCTTCTGGCAATTTGACTTTGTGATTACTCTTCATAATAAAATGTTTGGGGTCGTGCAAATTGTGCGTTTGCTGTTTACACCTGATGTGTTTCAGATTTTGTGTGAGAGCTGGTACTTTCACAAATGAAGTCACAACACCAAAAAATACCAGTATCTCAGGATCTGGTATCATTCCTCATGCCATACAGTCTACTGCTTCAACAGGGACtgggacccctagggggtccgcggaggtactgcagaggggttgcaaaatctttgattgattggacattttatatatatttcttttaattttcccccacaaatttctttaaaaatgaatgaatccaacatattttagtaaagggataaatggaggcacaatatataatgtatattttataattatttattatgtttacagcagttgcataCCCATCCTATtgttgcacacatttgaaaaaagaaaattaatatttgaaccagtgtgttatctgaatagcttaatattgaatgcaaaaatgataattataataaatttatgaatagcactaggccaagtttaatatagaacacatacagtaggtagggggtcccatTAGTTTGGGGGCCTTTAACGTGAAAATCATTCACTGATCTAATGTATATATTTGGCAAGAATGTCCATCTTTTGTTTGCtgagaaataaaagctgcaccGCATTTCATtagtggaaagaaaaataatacatatgCTCAAGTGCATATTAACAATCATCTGCATATTAACAACCGAGTCCTGAATCATTCACATATTGATACTTGATATTCCACCACAGccacagttttacttttttttgttgaaagttAAACAAGAAAATGGCCTAGGTGTAATGTTGCACATTGAACAAACAAAGCTGACGTGTTAATTAATGTACTTAATAGGTGCTTAACCTTTGGACACCAGGCCCCcattataaatgataaaatatctAACCGTCTCACTTGTCAGGAATCAAAAGTCATTTCTCCCCCTCAAAAAGTACTGCTTTAATATCTGCCTTTAAATTCATCAAAGCTTTCTCGATCACTAACATGACGGAAATGAACTTCAAATGTTCAGATATATTTTAGAACTGACTGAGACGTCTGAGCAATAAACCCGCAAATATGGGTTATTGTTTTATTAGACCTAACTTCAACGTTAAAAGTTCAGTGTCTGGTTTTGCATCAGGTTGACACATGATAAGACTGTCTGTGAACTTTGGCAGATGACTTTTAGATGAGATTGCAAAGTTCTAATATTTCCAAATGAAACAACTGGCAGACTGGACAATGCCCTGATCCTTACAACACAGGCCGGGCAAGATTTGTGTGactttgcatgtgtgcgtgcatgccaGGCTGACGAAAACGCTGATGAAATTTACAGCAAGACTCAGTGCAAAAGAGACTCAGGGAAATACATTAAGGaaataagaattaaaagaaaaaaaaaaaatcctgaaagttCTGTTTGATAAATCAGCTGACACACCTGTGACTATAGTATTAAAATGGGAGTAGGTTTTGTTATAGATGATTGTTATTTAAGCACTATAATCTAAATTGTGGCTAGACCGATTGGAAATAAATCTGGAGCCCGCTGTTGGATCAAAGCTTTGTACAGCTGATGATTGTTTGGTCCTGGATTACTCAGGTGTGTACGAAGGAGGTCAGGATAACAAGGTTATCGACTTATTTTTGAAGACAGTGGTCAAAGTACAAAAGAATCAAGGGCCTGTGTACAAAGTATTCTGTAGGGTCGTATCTTATCTTGACTTTTTcttggaagaaaacaaaacataaatacagtCCTGGTCTCCCAATGTActgaaaagatgaagaacaaCACTGGCTCTATAATCATAATATAATCATAATTTTAGTGTGTAGAGACACTGAAAGTTGTCATAACCGGGGCCTTAAGTAGAAAATTTATAGATAGGAATCTGACATGATGATGAACTCACATAGTATCTACTGCATATCTGTTCTACAGATACTGTGTACACTACATGAATTATATAAGAATGTGAAATGCTACAAGTGTAAACAGTTTAGACTGAAGAGCATGTTGTGCAACCCATTGAGAAACCGTCTCAGAACACTTGAACTTCTCACACTTGAACAAAACTCAAAGACCAATAAATAccaaaatatgaataaaatataaaaattatgTAAAACTGCACGATTATTTCATTGATGTACCAAGTTATTTCTCAACAGCAGTGTCAAGGACTGTAGGGCTGATTTGGTCCAAAAGCAGCTATAATTCTTGGCTTGGTCCCACTAGATATGCCGTATCAGTTTTGGGATGAGATACAAAGTGCAAAAGAATGAGACTGGAGGTTGGAAAGATATTTGACAAAGTAAAAGAGGGCACAGAGTATATATTAAAAATCAGGACTTacgcgtatgtgtgtgtacatgtgagCGTGTATTTATTCAGTTCAAGATTCACTTGTGTATTTCTATAGATGCAATGTCTCCATTCAGAGCATCTGTAGATTTAAACTTGACCTGGTGTCATTCAGATCTGGGACTTTTCTTATGATTTGAGTCGTTACAACAATGAAGTTTAGCTTATTTTCACATATATACAACTATAAATACAGGACTTTATCATTTTAGACCACAGTAACCTTCTCCGCCAGTGATCAGGCATTTTTACCTCGCACTCTCATAACCCATCCAACAGTTCCTGGCTAGGTGAGTGGCTGGCAATGCCAACTgttggatgcagctgctgtcAGAGGCCACTCTGAGTCAGATTTACCTGAACGCTCCCTTGAAAAGATGGCAGCCCCTGCAGCATTATTACACAATGCAGCCCACAGCTGCCCACTCTCAGAAGCCGTGCACGCGCGACTGATGCGCTCAGTGCAGCGAGTTCAATTTGGTCTGCTTAAGATAAAAGGAACGACTGTTTAAACCCTCGTTCAAACCAATAAAGAAATGACAACTACACGTCGACTGTTTAATCTGGTCGCACAAATGCACATTTGTCACAACTACGTGAGGCGGCAGGCAGAGCGGTGAACCCCAGCGTAAGGAGGGTGACTGGCATCTTAGAGCACAGTCTGAACTCCATGTGAAGTATTTCTGTTACATCAGACAGGCTGCAGCATCTCTCCGGGGTATTAAGAGGAGCTACAGTTTCGAAAGAAGCGCTTTCAGCAACACTTAAATAATGCTGACTTGAAGCCACTCCAGCACAGGGGACCGTGATATGTGGGATTCGTTGCACATTAGCACTTAATGAGGCTTAATACATTCATCAGAGGGACTGCTGTCGGTTGTGTTGCCTTAGCAGAATGCTACTTATTTGACTGGAAAGTTCTGTCCCTATTCCAGCAGAAATAAAGCGACAGCGAAGGGAAACGCGTGTGATATTAATGCTGAATATAATATGTGAGCGTTGCGCGTTAGCtttaagacaaaaataaaaaaaataccatgtgTTCTGTGTGAAAAAAGAAACCTCCGTGGTAAACACCCTTGTCTGAAGAGCAACTAAATGACTGTGATAGACGGGGTGATGGGAAGTTCAGTCCAAACAAGCGAAATAGTTTGATAAGTAGAAGGGGGCCACCATGGGGACCGAGGAGCGTTGCTGACGCACTGTAGGGCCTTCGCAGGTTTAAGGTGGTTAATGGTTGTCAATGCAACATGTGGCAAAAAAAGGGGGAGTTATGTGGTGGCCCACGTTTTGATTTCTTGCCCTCACATGGCCCCAAACAATTGCTTGGTTTGCCTCAGCCCATAGCAAGAGAGGCAACTCTTAGcattaaacatataaaataagaaCTATTTCACACAACATGCACGTTGAACGTTAGTTCATGAGCTGTGCGGTGTGAGAACACCCCAAACTTTGCAGCTTTAGGACCAAAAATATTACAttctgatcaggcataacattatgaccataatGGTGAGGGCCTTTGGTTCCTAAGGGTTAAGGATAGGCatatacttgatcactttgggacttttttttttttttttgagttgttcctaaaccatttctgGCAAGGAGGTGGATCTGGTACATGTCcaagaaa from Mugil cephalus isolate CIBA_MC_2020 chromosome 15, CIBA_Mcephalus_1.1, whole genome shotgun sequence encodes:
- the mogat2 gene encoding 2-acylglycerol O-acyltransferase 2 → MKIDFAPVDVPLQRRLQTLSVLQWVFSFLGLAPTCIFLFFFLLFTRFWLISVLYAVWWYYDYDTPTRGGRRVPFLCGLKVWEHMRDYFPIKLVKTADLDPRHNYVLGFHPHGVLVAGAFTNFCSYATGFKQLFPGLTSYLLMLPLWFRTPFFRDYIMCAGLIPSDKESAAYVLRHRRAGSAVVIAVGGAPEALDAHPGSFNVLLANKKGFIKMAMECGAHLVPVFSFGENEVFDQVENPKGTWLRWTQERLQSVMGVSLPLFHARGVFQYSFGLMPYRKPINTVVGRPITVVKKEKPTAEELDALHQLYMDELSNLFEEHKANYGVDKDTHLNFV